The proteins below come from a single Pedobacter aquae genomic window:
- a CDS encoding 4'-phosphopantetheinyl transferase family protein, with protein sequence MPLTFLEEIHPNTYIGLWKIEEEPAVLEKQLQLKDHEKEVLKGLNTQKRNLHWLATRVLLRKMLNTEEYIDCQPDENGKPVLLNMPHHISLSHSYDYAAVIISKDKRVGIDIEIIKDKITRVQQKFMSPQELSFMDEQYAIEHLYVCWCAKEALYKLNGKKETSFKDDIHLEEFPYQTKGVLKGSIHKEPLVKNYKIAYRKFEDYMLGYVYEEDEE encoded by the coding sequence ATGCCTCTTACTTTTTTGGAAGAAATACATCCAAATACTTATATAGGACTTTGGAAAATAGAAGAAGAACCTGCTGTTTTAGAAAAACAGTTACAACTAAAAGATCATGAAAAAGAGGTTTTAAAAGGCTTAAATACCCAAAAAAGAAATCTGCATTGGCTGGCTACCCGAGTGCTCTTAAGAAAAATGCTGAACACCGAGGAGTATATAGATTGCCAACCCGATGAAAACGGCAAACCTGTTTTATTAAATATGCCGCATCATATTTCTTTAAGCCATTCTTATGATTATGCGGCAGTTATAATTAGTAAAGACAAAAGAGTAGGTATTGATATTGAAATCATTAAAGATAAAATCACCAGAGTTCAGCAAAAATTTATGAGCCCACAAGAGCTTAGTTTTATGGATGAACAATACGCCATAGAACATTTATACGTTTGCTGGTGTGCTAAAGAAGCACTTTATAAACTTAACGGTAAAAAAGAAACATCTTTTAAAGACGATATTCATTTAGAAGAGTTTCCATACCAAACAAAAGGGGTGTTAAAAGGTAGTATCCATAAAGAGCCTTTAGTTAAAAATTATAAAATAGCATATCGCAAGTTTGAGGATTACATGTTAGGTTACGTTTACGAAGAAGATGAAGAATAA
- the dcd gene encoding dCTP deaminase: protein MILSDQRILEEIEKGTIIIEPFKKECLGTNSYDVHLGKYLACYTDRILDAKKHNQIEHFEIPKEGFVLQPNTLYLGVTLEYTETHQHVPFLEGKSSTGRLGIDIHATAGKGDVGFCNTWTLEISVAQPVRIYAGMPIGQLIYFVVEGDIQTLYNTKGNAKYNNKTTRPVESMMWKNNF from the coding sequence ATGATTCTTTCAGACCAACGTATCTTAGAAGAAATTGAGAAGGGCACCATCATTATAGAGCCTTTTAAAAAAGAATGTTTAGGTACTAATTCTTATGATGTTCATTTAGGAAAATATCTGGCTTGTTATACCGATAGGATACTAGATGCTAAAAAACATAACCAAATAGAACACTTTGAAATTCCTAAAGAAGGCTTTGTCTTGCAACCCAATACCTTATATTTAGGAGTAACTTTAGAATATACAGAAACACATCAGCATGTACCTTTCTTAGAGGGAAAATCAAGTACAGGTAGATTGGGTATTGATATACATGCAACAGCAGGTAAAGGTGATGTTGGTTTTTGTAATACCTGGACACTTGAAATATCTGTAGCACAGCCAGTTCGTATTTATGCTGGAATGCCTATTGGACAGTTGATTTATTTTGTAGTAGAGGGCGATATCCAAACCCTATATAATACTAAAGGAAACGCTAAATACAATAATAAAACCACCAGACCTGTAGAAAGTATGATGTGGAAAAATAACTTTTAA
- a CDS encoding TonB-dependent receptor: MRKFHFLFLLFIASIFVAFVAQDDKLKQVMANFNKFHTSHTQEKIYLHTDKPYYATGDQIWFKAYVVDAQTMRPSALSKIMYVDLINQKNQVKKTLRLPLTAGFGWGNIELADSLKEGNYRLRAYTNWMRNFDEAFFYNQTFKVGDIRSSQVITQTNYEFSKADGKELVVAKINFKNVDGFPYANREVEYTVELDGRQTERGKANTDDKGNVIINITNNKPEIIKSGMLSTALKISEGTLVNKFIPIISTSNQIDVQFFPEGGDMITQVRSRVAFKAVGSDGLGKAIKGYVQDNNGKRIANITSRYAGMGYFSIYPEANLTYEAVVTFDDGSEKKFPLPAVKPEGIVLSAIDRGQDSLLLRVQTNDAYSSTHLGKNFTVVAQSSGNIIYSAVAKLSKNGFAAYIPKVQFPTGIIQLTLFNDQMQPLSERLIFHAHTKDFLNIEVKPDKEVYTKRGKVNIAVTAKTNENNPMVSSLSMSVIDEGKVPVKPEEEHTILSELLLKSDLKGHIENPNYYFHEVDDKKKGDLDVLLMTQGWRRFNWQNLITNTLPSLAFKPEKTLSIAGTVTNNKKPVVNGNITVFSSSGGTFIIQAKTDEAGKFEIDSLLFPDSTKFVVQARTIKDRKFVEIVMDEFGKHPVQTPFAKSELSANINSSMAAYIKNSKSQYEELLKNGLITRSIMLDEISVIEKREKLQNSSNLNGGGNADRVITAEELQNAPNLEFALQGKVAGMMIQNGEIFFMRNMGGPPAQIILDGIFVEADFLNTIAPQDVESIEIMKPGALTSIYGSRGGSGVIVINTKRGGGNYTSTNTYTPGLIAYQPIGFTAMKQFYVPAYDKAETKKDMADFRSTIYWNPTVITDTTGNAKVNYFNADGTGTYRVVVEGLDIYGRLGRKVIRYKVN; this comes from the coding sequence ATGAGAAAGTTTCATTTCCTTTTCCTCCTCTTTATTGCATCAATTTTTGTGGCTTTTGTGGCCCAAGATGATAAACTAAAGCAAGTGATGGCTAATTTTAACAAGTTTCATACATCACACACACAGGAAAAAATTTATTTACATACCGATAAACCTTATTACGCTACTGGCGACCAAATTTGGTTTAAAGCCTATGTGGTTGATGCGCAAACCATGCGACCATCAGCGCTGAGCAAAATCATGTATGTAGATTTAATCAATCAGAAAAATCAAGTTAAAAAAACCCTTCGTTTACCTTTAACAGCTGGTTTTGGCTGGGGAAATATAGAGCTGGCAGATTCTTTAAAAGAGGGGAATTACAGGCTAAGAGCCTATACCAATTGGATGCGTAATTTTGATGAAGCTTTTTTTTACAACCAAACTTTTAAAGTTGGCGATATTCGTTCTAGCCAGGTAATCACCCAAACCAATTATGAGTTTAGCAAAGCCGATGGTAAAGAGTTGGTGGTAGCAAAAATCAATTTTAAAAATGTTGATGGTTTTCCTTATGCCAACAGAGAGGTAGAGTATACCGTAGAGCTTGATGGCCGGCAAACAGAAAGAGGAAAAGCAAATACTGACGATAAAGGCAATGTTATCATCAACATCACCAATAATAAGCCAGAAATTATCAAATCGGGTATGTTAAGTACAGCCTTAAAAATTTCTGAAGGCACATTAGTGAATAAGTTTATCCCAATTATCAGCACCAGCAACCAAATAGATGTTCAGTTTTTCCCTGAAGGCGGAGACATGATTACCCAAGTAAGATCAAGGGTTGCCTTTAAAGCTGTAGGTAGTGATGGCTTAGGAAAGGCTATCAAAGGTTATGTACAAGATAACAATGGAAAAAGAATTGCCAACATCACTTCCAGATATGCGGGTATGGGCTATTTTTCTATCTATCCGGAAGCTAATTTAACTTATGAAGCAGTTGTTACTTTTGATGATGGCTCTGAGAAGAAATTTCCACTTCCGGCGGTTAAGCCAGAAGGGATTGTACTTAGCGCTATAGATAGAGGGCAGGATTCTTTATTGTTAAGGGTACAAACCAATGATGCTTATAGCAGCACTCATTTAGGTAAAAATTTTACCGTTGTGGCGCAATCTTCTGGTAATATCATTTACTCGGCAGTAGCCAAACTTTCAAAAAATGGTTTTGCTGCTTACATACCTAAAGTGCAATTTCCAACAGGCATCATTCAGTTAACACTTTTTAATGATCAAATGCAGCCTTTATCAGAACGTTTGATATTTCATGCTCATACCAAAGATTTTTTAAACATCGAGGTTAAACCTGATAAAGAAGTTTATACCAAAAGAGGGAAAGTGAATATAGCTGTTACAGCTAAAACCAATGAGAATAACCCAATGGTAAGTTCTTTATCTATGTCTGTTATTGATGAAGGTAAAGTGCCTGTTAAGCCAGAAGAAGAGCATACCATTTTATCAGAACTGTTATTAAAATCAGACCTTAAAGGCCATATAGAAAATCCAAATTATTATTTTCATGAGGTAGATGATAAGAAAAAAGGAGATTTAGATGTGCTACTGATGACCCAAGGTTGGAGAAGATTTAACTGGCAAAACCTCATCACCAACACCTTACCAAGTTTAGCTTTTAAACCAGAAAAAACTTTAAGCATAGCAGGTACAGTTACCAATAATAAAAAGCCTGTAGTTAATGGTAACATTACTGTTTTTAGTTCTTCTGGCGGTACCTTTATTATTCAAGCTAAAACAGATGAAGCAGGAAAATTTGAGATAGACAGTTTACTATTTCCTGATAGCACCAAGTTTGTAGTACAAGCTAGGACTATAAAAGATAGAAAATTTGTGGAGATTGTGATGGATGAATTTGGTAAACACCCCGTACAAACGCCTTTTGCAAAATCAGAACTTTCGGCCAATATCAATTCTTCTATGGCAGCCTACATCAAAAACAGCAAAAGTCAATATGAAGAATTATTAAAAAATGGATTAATCACCCGCTCTATCATGTTAGACGAGATAAGTGTAATAGAAAAAAGAGAAAAACTACAAAACTCTAGCAATTTAAATGGCGGTGGCAATGCAGACAGGGTTATTACAGCAGAAGAGCTACAAAATGCACCCAATTTAGAGTTTGCCTTACAAGGAAAAGTAGCTGGGATGATGATACAAAACGGAGAAATATTTTTCATGAGAAATATGGGTGGTCCGCCGGCTCAAATTATTTTAGACGGTATTTTTGTAGAAGCAGATTTCTTAAACACCATAGCCCCGCAAGATGTAGAAAGTATAGAGATTATGAAACCAGGAGCCTTAACCTCTATTTATGGCTCAAGAGGAGGGTCTGGTGTAATTGTCATCAATACCAAAAGAGGTGGCGGTAATTATACGTCTACCAATACTTATACGCCAGGTTTAATTGCTTATCAACCGATAGGCTTTACTGCCATGAAACAATTTTATGTGCCTGCTTACGATAAGGCAGAAACAAAAAAAGATATGGCCGATTTTAGAAGCACCATTTACTGGAACCCTACCGTGATAACAGATACCACCGGAAATGCAAAAGTTAATTATTTTAATGCCGATGGTACAGGAACCTACCGCGTAGTTGTTGAAGGTTTAGATATTTATGGGCGTTTAGGCAGAAAAGTTATCAGATATAAAGTAAATTAG
- a CDS encoding enoyl-CoA hydratase/isomerase family protein, with protein MNTLSVTIREKVAIIALNRGKSNAMNAELVKELKSLIKNIEQDDQILGAILTGKEGFFTAGLDLIELYAYDENQIKSFWVDFLDLVKTLTLFKKPLVAAISGHSPAGGCVMALCCDYRVMAEGKYIIGLNEVPVGIIVPDSIFHLYAFWLGQAKAYQSLLEGKLFSVDEAKQIGLLDATSDISSLMSHAQKKIQSYLQYDATTWQQSKLNLRKELIAKVSADQTSTLDIMLKQWWAPSTRSILKTIIENLKGGSEK; from the coding sequence ATGAATACATTAAGCGTAACCATAAGAGAGAAAGTGGCTATTATAGCATTAAACAGAGGAAAGTCTAACGCTATGAACGCCGAGTTGGTAAAAGAATTAAAAAGCCTCATCAAAAATATAGAACAAGACGACCAAATTTTAGGTGCTATATTAACAGGTAAAGAGGGCTTTTTTACAGCAGGTTTAGACTTAATAGAGCTTTATGCTTATGATGAAAATCAAATCAAAAGCTTTTGGGTTGATTTTCTAGACTTAGTTAAAACCTTAACCCTATTTAAAAAACCTTTGGTAGCAGCTATCAGTGGGCATAGTCCAGCAGGTGGCTGTGTAATGGCGCTCTGCTGTGATTATAGAGTCATGGCAGAAGGGAAATACATCATCGGTTTAAATGAAGTGCCCGTAGGTATCATCGTACCCGATAGTATTTTCCATTTGTATGCTTTTTGGCTGGGGCAAGCAAAGGCCTATCAAAGCCTATTAGAAGGCAAACTTTTCTCGGTTGATGAAGCTAAGCAAATAGGCTTGCTAGATGCCACTTCAGACATCAGCAGCTTAATGAGCCATGCACAAAAGAAAATACAAAGCTACTTACAGTATGATGCTACCACATGGCAGCAATCAAAACTAAATTTGCGTAAAGAATTGATAGCAAAAGTATCGGCTGACCAAACTTCTACGCTAGATATTATGTTAAAACAATGGTGGGCGCCATCAACAAGATCCATCTTAAAAACAATTATAGAAAACCTTAAAGGGGGAAGTGAAAAGTAG
- a CDS encoding SDR family oxidoreductase: MYNQPMLRDNALEGKTFVVTGGGTGLGKAMSTYLLELGAQVVITSRKLEVLQKTAQELEAKTGGKVLPLACDVRNAEQVDEVLAASLAAFGKVDGLLNNAAGNFISPTERLSANAFSTIIDIVLKGTVNCTLAFGKHWIKEKQAASILNIVTTYAFTGSGYVVPSACAKGGVLAMTKSLAAEWGRYQIRCNAIAPGPFPTKGAWERLLPGDMAKKFDFKNRVPLKRVGEHQELANLAAYLLSDFSNYINGEIITIDGGEWLQGAGQFNGLEMISPEMWDALEAMIRNTKGS; encoded by the coding sequence ATGTACAACCAACCCATGTTAAGAGACAATGCCTTAGAAGGAAAAACTTTCGTTGTAACAGGCGGCGGAACCGGTTTAGGCAAAGCCATGAGCACTTATTTATTAGAGTTAGGTGCGCAAGTAGTTATTACCTCCCGTAAGTTAGAAGTACTGCAAAAAACAGCTCAGGAGTTAGAAGCTAAAACAGGTGGTAAAGTTTTACCGCTAGCTTGCGATGTTAGAAATGCCGAGCAAGTAGATGAAGTTTTAGCAGCCAGTTTAGCAGCCTTTGGTAAAGTAGATGGTTTATTAAATAATGCAGCTGGTAATTTTATATCGCCAACAGAGCGCTTATCTGCCAACGCATTCTCAACCATTATAGATATCGTTTTAAAAGGTACTGTAAACTGCACTTTGGCCTTTGGCAAGCATTGGATAAAAGAAAAACAAGCAGCAAGTATCCTCAATATCGTTACCACATACGCTTTTACAGGCTCTGGTTATGTAGTGCCATCGGCATGCGCTAAAGGCGGTGTTTTGGCCATGACAAAATCTTTGGCCGCAGAATGGGGTCGTTACCAAATCAGATGTAATGCCATAGCACCTGGTCCGTTCCCCACAAAAGGCGCATGGGAAAGATTATTACCTGGAGACATGGCCAAAAAGTTCGATTTTAAAAATCGAGTGCCCTTAAAAAGAGTTGGCGAACACCAGGAATTAGCAAATTTAGCAGCCTATTTACTATCAGATTTTTCTAATTACATCAACGGAGAAATCATCACCATAGATGGCGGCGAGTGGTTACAAGGTGCTGGCCAGTTCAATGGCCTAGAAATGATAAGCCCAGAAATGTGGGACGCCCTAGAAGCTATGATTAGAAATACCAAAGGCAGCTAA
- a CDS encoding RidA family protein: MTNRQNFTTGSPWEDIIGYCRAVKVGNTIEIAGTTMAKDADGNAITTLYGQTKAILEKLKSVLEDADASLENVVRTRMFLTDISQWEEAAKAHGEYFKDIKPVTTMVEVSKLIDPEILIEIEVTAILG; encoded by the coding sequence ATGACAAACAGACAAAATTTTACTACAGGTTCTCCTTGGGAAGATATTATTGGTTATTGCAGAGCAGTAAAAGTGGGTAACACCATAGAAATTGCAGGTACAACCATGGCTAAAGATGCAGACGGAAACGCTATCACTACTTTATACGGACAAACAAAAGCCATTTTAGAAAAACTAAAAAGCGTTTTAGAAGATGCCGATGCCTCTTTAGAAAATGTAGTGCGTACCCGTATGTTTTTAACAGATATTTCGCAGTGGGAAGAAGCTGCAAAAGCACATGGCGAGTATTTTAAAGATATCAAACCTGTAACCACTATGGTAGAAGTATCAAAATTGATAGATCCAGAAATTCTTATCGAAATAGAAGTTACGGCTATTTTAGGATAA
- a CDS encoding bile acid:sodium symporter has product MKIKVDKFVIAVFIAIIIAYFIPQWGVKESKIPLAAISSIGVSLIFFFMA; this is encoded by the coding sequence ATGAAAATCAAAGTAGATAAGTTTGTTATAGCTGTATTCATAGCCATTATCATTGCTTATTTTATACCACAATGGGGCGTTAAAGAAAGTAAAATACCTTTAGCCGCTATTTCATCTATAGGTGTATCCTTAATTTTCTTTTTTATGGCTTAA
- a CDS encoding bile acid:sodium symporter, producing MAGLKNWKLHVLVQLSTFLLFPLLVLPFYPLALATKQELLWLSMLFLAALPSTVSSSVVMVSMAKGNLPAAIFNASISGIIGIAITPLWMGMFLQQTSGDFNLGAVYLQLIVEIILPVLVGILLQRYWGKFAIQYSKQLTLFDKTVILIIIYKSFAQSFADGLFAEISLRDLIQLSGLTVLLFYSMYYLVGYLAKYLKFNTEDSITAQFCGTKKSLVHGTVFSKILFSGMPTIGVLLLPLMIFHAFQLVVISYVAGKSAKRST from the coding sequence ATAGCAGGGCTAAAAAACTGGAAACTTCATGTTCTTGTTCAGCTATCTACCTTTTTGTTATTCCCATTATTGGTTTTGCCCTTTTATCCATTAGCGCTTGCAACCAAGCAGGAACTATTATGGCTATCTATGCTTTTTCTTGCAGCCTTACCTTCTACAGTTTCCTCATCAGTAGTGATGGTAAGTATGGCGAAAGGCAATTTGCCAGCAGCCATCTTCAACGCCAGTATTTCCGGAATTATAGGTATAGCTATTACGCCATTATGGATGGGGATGTTTTTACAACAAACATCAGGAGATTTCAATTTAGGAGCTGTTTACTTACAGCTGATAGTAGAAATTATTTTACCCGTATTAGTAGGCATTCTTTTACAACGCTATTGGGGTAAATTTGCTATCCAGTACAGCAAGCAGCTAACACTTTTTGATAAAACAGTCATCCTCATCATCATTTACAAAAGTTTTGCGCAGTCTTTTGCCGATGGCTTATTCGCAGAAATATCTCTAAGAGATTTAATACAACTATCCGGTTTAACCGTTTTACTATTTTACAGTATGTATTATTTGGTTGGGTATTTAGCCAAATACCTGAAATTTAATACAGAAGACAGCATCACAGCACAATTTTGTGGAACAAAAAAATCATTGGTACACGGTACCGTTTTTTCTAAAATATTATTTAGTGGAATGCCTACTATTGGTGTTTTGCTACTTCCATTAATGATTTTTCATGCTTTTCAGCTCGTTGTTATCAGTTATGTGGCTGGTAAATCAGCTAAGAGGTCAACCTGA
- the secA gene encoding preprotein translocase subunit SecA, with protein sequence MLNFISKLFGSKSERDVKSLRPIVDKINEEFQKLAHISHDELRAKTSEFKQRIQESLSEINGKITDIKNTVEQNPELSLHEKTAYYDEVDRLEKERNKKLEATLLEILPEAFAVVKETAKRFTEHETIEVSATPFDRELAAKKANVVINGEKAIHHNSWIAAGTEVKWNMIHYDVQLIGGMVLHQGKIAEMATGEGKTLVGTLPIYLNALSGMGIHVVTVNDYLARRDSEWNGPLFEFHGLSVDCIDKHYPNSADRRKAYQADVVYGTNNEFGFDYLRDNMTRTPEELVQGKLHFAIVDEVDSVLIDDARTPLIISGPIPRGDQHEFYDLKPRIERLVNTQRNFITNVLNEAKKQINEGKTGVEEGGLALLRAYRGLPKNKALIKFLSEPGMRQVLTKAENYYMQDQNKEMHKADAELYFIIDEKNNQVELTEKGIELITASGEDPHFFVLPDVGTEIADIEKSTISNEQKANQKDELIRDYSIKSERIHSVNQLLKAYTLFEKDTEYIIDEGKVKIVDEQTGRIMDGRRYSDGLHQAIEAKENVKIEDATQTYATITLQNYFRMYHKLAGMTGTAVTEAGELWQIYKLDVVEIPTHRPTSRTDMQDKVYRTMREKYNAVAEEIVELTKAGRPVLVGTTSVEISELLSRMLKLRGIKHNVLNAKLHQKEADIVAEAGKSGTVTIATNMAGRGTDIKLGPGVKEAGGLAIVGTERHESRRVDRQLRGRSGRQGDPGSSQFFVSLEDNLMRLFGSERIANLMVKMGIEDGEVIQHSMITSSIERAQKKVEENNFGIRKRLLEYDDVMNSQRTVIYTKRKNALFGERLDLDIENMVVDVIDDIVTEYKDANNYEGFKLELIRIFAIDTAITHEEFTGSNINKLSDIIFEEATEAYKRKSDAIAQQAYPVLKEVLDTRGQAIESIIVPFTDGTHGIQVAAPLKKSVETQGKEVVKAFEKNVVLALIDDTWKEHLREMDDLKQSVQNAVYEQKDPLVVYKMEAFNLFKGMLAGVNKEVVSFLFKGIIPTNDGHAAPVQEARQAPQTDMRQMKVSKPELARESNGVPVDDTRELQRTQPVVRHEDKIGRNDPCPCGSGKKYKNCHGLSAS encoded by the coding sequence ATGTTAAATTTTATAAGTAAGCTATTCGGTAGTAAATCAGAACGCGATGTTAAAAGCCTGAGACCTATCGTAGATAAGATAAACGAAGAATTTCAAAAACTTGCACATATTTCTCATGATGAATTAAGAGCAAAAACCTCAGAATTTAAACAAAGAATTCAGGAAAGCCTTTCAGAAATCAACGGGAAAATTACAGATATTAAAAATACAGTTGAGCAAAACCCTGAGCTTTCTTTACACGAAAAAACAGCTTATTACGATGAAGTTGACCGTTTGGAGAAAGAACGTAACAAGAAGTTAGAAGCAACTTTATTAGAGATTTTACCAGAAGCTTTTGCAGTTGTAAAAGAAACCGCCAAACGTTTTACAGAGCATGAAACTATAGAAGTTTCTGCAACACCTTTTGATAGAGAATTGGCTGCAAAAAAAGCTAATGTTGTGATTAATGGCGAGAAAGCCATCCATCATAACAGCTGGATAGCAGCTGGTACAGAGGTGAAATGGAACATGATTCATTATGATGTTCAGCTGATAGGTGGTATGGTATTGCATCAAGGTAAAATTGCCGAAATGGCAACGGGTGAAGGTAAAACTTTAGTAGGTACTTTACCTATTTATCTTAACGCTTTATCAGGTATGGGTATCCATGTGGTAACGGTGAATGATTATTTAGCTCGTCGTGACTCTGAGTGGAACGGACCGCTTTTCGAGTTCCACGGTTTATCTGTTGATTGTATCGATAAACATTATCCAAACTCTGCTGATAGAAGAAAAGCTTACCAAGCTGATGTGGTGTACGGAACCAATAATGAGTTTGGTTTTGATTACCTGCGTGACAATATGACACGTACACCAGAAGAATTGGTACAAGGTAAATTACACTTTGCTATTGTGGATGAGGTTGACTCGGTTTTAATTGATGATGCCCGTACACCCTTAATCATTTCTGGTCCTATCCCACGTGGAGACCAACATGAATTTTACGATTTAAAACCACGTATAGAGCGCTTGGTAAATACCCAAAGAAACTTTATCACCAACGTTTTAAACGAAGCAAAAAAGCAAATTAATGAAGGCAAAACAGGTGTAGAAGAAGGCGGTTTAGCATTATTAAGAGCTTACAGAGGCTTACCAAAAAATAAAGCCTTAATCAAATTCTTGAGCGAGCCTGGCATGCGTCAGGTATTAACTAAAGCAGAGAATTATTACATGCAAGATCAAAATAAAGAGATGCATAAAGCAGATGCTGAACTTTATTTTATCATTGATGAAAAAAATAATCAGGTAGAGCTTACAGAAAAAGGTATCGAGTTAATTACAGCATCGGGCGAAGACCCTCATTTCTTTGTCTTGCCAGATGTAGGTACAGAAATAGCTGATATTGAAAAATCTACCATCAGTAATGAACAAAAAGCGAATCAAAAAGATGAGTTGATTAGAGATTACTCCATCAAATCAGAACGTATACACTCGGTAAATCAATTATTAAAAGCTTATACCTTATTTGAAAAAGATACTGAGTATATCATTGATGAAGGAAAAGTTAAAATCGTTGATGAGCAAACCGGTCGTATTATGGATGGCCGTCGTTACTCAGATGGTTTACACCAAGCTATAGAAGCGAAAGAAAATGTGAAAATTGAGGATGCAACGCAAACTTATGCAACCATTACGCTTCAAAATTACTTTAGAATGTACCATAAACTTGCCGGTATGACGGGTACTGCCGTTACAGAAGCAGGTGAGTTATGGCAAATTTATAAATTAGATGTGGTGGAGATTCCAACACACAGACCAACTTCTCGTACCGATATGCAAGATAAAGTATATCGTACCATGCGTGAGAAATACAATGCCGTTGCAGAAGAAATTGTAGAATTAACAAAAGCAGGTCGCCCGGTTCTGGTAGGTACTACTTCCGTAGAGATATCAGAATTATTAAGCCGTATGTTGAAGTTAAGAGGTATTAAGCACAACGTGTTAAATGCCAAGCTACACCAGAAAGAAGCTGATATTGTTGCAGAAGCAGGTAAATCAGGTACAGTAACTATTGCAACCAACATGGCTGGTCGTGGTACCGATATTAAATTAGGCCCAGGCGTTAAAGAAGCTGGTGGTTTAGCCATTGTAGGTACAGAAAGACACGAATCTAGAAGGGTTGATAGACAGTTAAGAGGCCGTTCTGGTCGTCAGGGAGATCCAGGTTCTTCGCAGTTCTTTGTGTCTTTAGAAGATAATTTAATGCGCTTATTTGGCTCAGAACGTATTGCCAATTTAATGGTGAAAATGGGTATAGAGGATGGCGAAGTTATCCAGCATTCTATGATTACCAGTTCTATAGAAAGAGCGCAGAAAAAAGTAGAAGAAAATAACTTTGGTATCCGTAAAAGATTATTAGAGTATGATGATGTGATGAACTCGCAACGTACCGTAATTTATACCAAACGTAAAAATGCTTTATTTGGTGAGCGTTTAGACCTAGACATCGAAAACATGGTTGTTGATGTGATAGACGATATCGTTACCGAGTATAAAGACGCTAATAACTACGAAGGCTTTAAGCTAGAACTGATTAGAATTTTTGCTATTGATACTGCAATTACACATGAAGAGTTTACTGGCTCTAATATCAACAAGCTTTCTGATATTATTTTTGAAGAAGCAACAGAAGCTTACAAGCGCAAATCAGATGCTATTGCACAGCAAGCTTACCCAGTTTTAAAAGAGGTATTAGATACCAGAGGTCAAGCTATTGAAAGTATTATTGTGCCTTTTACTGATGGTACACATGGTATACAGGTTGCCGCTCCATTAAAAAAATCTGTAGAAACACAAGGTAAAGAAGTTGTAAAAGCATTTGAGAAAAATGTTGTTTTAGCTTTAATTGATGATACTTGGAAAGAGCACCTTCGTGAAATGGACGACTTAAAACAGTCTGTACAAAATGCTGTTTATGAGCAAAAAGACCCCTTAGTGGTTTACAAAATGGAAGCCTTCAATTTATTTAAAGGAATGCTTGCAGGTGTAAATAAAGAAGTGGTAAGCTTCTTGTTTAAAGGTATTATTCCAACTAACGATGGTCATGCAGCACCAGTTCAAGAAGCAAGACAAGCGCCTCAAACAGATATGAGGCAGATGAAAGTTTCTAAGCCAGAGTTAGCAAGAGAAAGCAATGGCGTACCCGTAGATGATACCCGCGAATTGCAAAGAACACAACCCGTAGTTCGTCATGAAGACAAGATTGGTAGAAACGACCCTTGCCCATGCGGAAGCGGAAAAAAATATAAAAATTGCCACGGTTTATCAGCATCATGA
- a CDS encoding SPOR domain-containing protein: MKIIRYILVLGFCFTGTLAFAQKGTVKEVKDPLIDSLIARRIALNKGVTKDGTPIVVYGYRVQIFFGTNRNDAYNEQARFKSLYPEYNTYISYTQPNYRVKIGDFRTRMEAQKMLTELRPVFPTLFIFNERINPSN, encoded by the coding sequence ATGAAAATCATTAGATACATATTAGTTTTAGGATTTTGCTTCACAGGAACTTTAGCTTTTGCACAAAAAGGTACGGTTAAAGAAGTTAAAGACCCTTTAATTGATAGTTTGATAGCCAGAAGAATAGCATTAAACAAAGGAGTTACCAAAGATGGTACTCCTATTGTTGTTTATGGCTACCGCGTACAAATTTTCTTTGGCACCAACCGTAACGATGCTTACAATGAGCAAGCTCGTTTTAAAAGTTTATATCCAGAATACAACACCTATATTTCATACACTCAACCAAACTACCGGGTAAAAATCGGCGATTTTAGAACCAGAATGGAAGCACAAAAAATGCTAACAGAGCTAAGACCCGTATTTCCTACCCTTTTTATTTTTAACGAACGTATAAATCCATCTAATTAA